The following are encoded together in the Lathyrus oleraceus cultivar Zhongwan6 chromosome 3, CAAS_Psat_ZW6_1.0, whole genome shotgun sequence genome:
- the LOC127126885 gene encoding MDIS1-interacting receptor like kinase 2 has translation MVPPTFIMIPFIILFVLSTLQLPQAVAQATETEAQALLKWKHTFDNHTQTLLSNWINNTNPCTWRGIQCHKSKSISTINFENFGLKGTLHSLTFSSLPNLITLNIYSNHFYGTIPPQIGNMSKINTLNFSQNPIEGSIPQEIFTLKSLQKLDFSFCKLSGAISSSIGNLSNLSYLDLGHNDFSGGSIPPEIGKLNKLGFLSIPKSNLIGSIPQEIGLLTNLTYIDFSFNSISGVIPETIGNLSKLNILVLSNNTKLSGPIPHSLWNLSSLNVIYFDKMNLSGSISDSIQNLVNLNELALDLNRLSGSIPSTIGKLKNLFTLYLSTNRLSGSIPESIGNLINLEILSLQENNLSGTIPDSIGNLKWLTTFEVATNKLYGRIPSGLYNITDWYSFVVSGNDFVGHLPSQICSGGRLRYFNADYNRFTGPVPTSLKNCSSIERITLEMNQIEGDISQDFGVYPKLRYLDMSDNKFHGHISTNWEKSLDLDTFKISYNNISGVIPLELIGLTKLGRLHLSSNQLTGKLPKELGKMTTLVELKISNNHFTGNIPTEIGLLQRLEELDLGGNKLSGTIPEEVVRLSRLRKLNLSRNKLEGSIPYQFGSSLGSLDLSGNFLNGKIPTALGSLVQLSMLNLSHNMLSGAIPLNFERNLVFVNISDNQLEGPLPKIPAFLSASFESFKNNKDLCGNITGLDPCSTSHSRKSKNVLRSVLIALGALILVVCGVGISMCILCGRKPAKEESQTENETQRGVLFSIWSHDGKMMFENIIEATENFDDKHLIGVGSQGNVYKAELSSDLVVAVKKLHSVTDETKSYFSSKSFTSEIETLTGIKHRNIIKLHGFCSHSKFSFLVYKFMEGGSLDQILNNDTQATAFDWEKRVNVVKGVANALSYLHHDCLPPIIHRDISSKNVLLNLDYEAHVSDFGTAKFLKPGLPSYTHFAGTFGYAAPELAQTMEVNEKCDVYSFGVLALEIIMGKHPGDLISLFLSPSTRSMADNMLLKDVLDQRPQQVMKPIDEEVILIARLALACLSQKPRSRPTMEQVSKMLAIGKTPLGNQLHMIRLGQLQ, from the exons ATGGTACCACCCACCTTCATCATGATTCCGTTCATTATTCTCTTTGTCCTCTCAACGCTTCAATTGCCACAAGCTGTAGCTCAAGCCACTGAAACTGAAGCACAAGCTCTGTTAAAATGGAAACATACTTTTGATAACCATACACAAACTCTCCTATCAAATTGGATAAATAACACAAATCCATGCACATGGAGAGGAATTCAATGTCACAAATCCAAATCCATTTCAACCATAAACTTTGAAAATTTTGGACTTAAAGGTACACTTcactctctcactttttcttcaCTCCCAAATCTCATaaccctaaacatctatagtaaCCACTTTTATGGAACTATTCCTCCACAAATTGGAAACATGTCAAAAATAAACACATTGAATTTTTCTCAAAACCCTATTGAGGGTTCCATTCCTCAAGAAATTTTCACTTTGAAAAGTTTACAAAAGCTTGATTTTTCATTTTGTAAACTAAGTGGAGCAATTTCTAGCTCTATAGGAAATTTATCCAATTTATCGTATCTAGATTTAGGACACAATGATTTTTCTGGTGGATCTATTCCTCCTGAGATTGGAAAATTGAACAAATTAGGGTTTCTATCAATTCCAAAAAGTAACCTAATTGGTTCAATTCCACAAGAAATAGGGCTTTTGACGAACCTTACTTATATTGATTTTTCATTCAATTCTATATCTGGTGTCATCCCTGAAACCATAGGTAACCTGAGTAAATTGAATATACTTGTACTTTCTAATAACACCAAGTTGTCTGGTCCAATTCCACACTCCTTGTGGAACTTGTCTAGCTTGAATGTGATCTACTTTGATAAAATGAATCTTTCTGGTTCAATCTCTGATTCTATACAAAACTTGGTTAATTTGAATGAACTTGCACTTGATCTCAATCGCCTTTCGGGATCCATTCCTTCCACAATTGGAAAGTTGAAAAATCTTTTTACTTTGTATTTGTCGACTAATCGTCTTTCTGGATCGATTCCTGAGTCGATAGGAAATTTGATCAATTTGGAAATTCTTAGTCTTCAAGAAAACAATCTATCTGGAACAATTCCAGATTCTATCGGAAATTTGAAGTGGCTCACTACTTTTGAAGTAGCTACCAATAAACTTTATGGTAGAATTCCAAGTGGGCTTTATAACATTACCGATTGGTATTCGTTTGTTGTGTCTGGGAATGATTTTGTTGGCCATTTGCCGTCTCAAATATGCTCTGGTGGAAGATTAAGGTACTTCAATGCTGATTACAACCGTTTCACTGGTCCGGTGCCAACAAGTTTGAAAAACTGTTCTAGCATTGAAAGAATCACGCTTGAGATGAACCAAATAGAAGGAGATATATCACAAGATTTTGGTGTATATCCGAAATTGCGGTATCTTGATATGAGTGACAATAAATTTCATGGACACATTTCAACAAACTGGGAAAAGAGTCTTGATCTTGATACTTTCAAGATATCTTACAATAATATTTCTGGTGTTATACCATTAGAACTTATTGGTTTAACCAAGCTGGGTAGGCTTCATCTTTCTTCAAATCAATTGACTGGGAAACTTCCAAAGGAATTAGGAAAGATGACAACATTAGTTGAACTCAAGATTAGTAACAATCATTTCACTGGTAACATTCCAACAGAAATTGGATTGCTGCAAAGACTCGAAGAGTTGGATCTCGGAGGAAACAAGTTGAGTGGCACGATACCGGAAGAAGTTGTGAGGCTGTCCAGGTTACGAAAGTTGAATTTGAGCAGAAACAAACTTGAAGGAAGTATTCCATATCAGTTCGGCTCATCTCTTGGGTCGCTTGACCTTAGTGGCAATTTTTTGAATGGAAAAATACCAACAGCTCTTGGAAGTTTGGTGCAGTTGTCAATGTTAAATCTCTCACATAATATGCTTTCAGGAGCCATTCCTCTAAATTTTGAAAGGAATTTGGTTTTTGTCAACATATCAGACAACCAGTTAGAAGGCCCACTTCCGAAAATTCCGGCTTTTCTTAGTGCTTCATTTGAATCATTCAAAAATAACAAAGACTTATGTGGAAATATCACAGGATTGGATCCTTGTTCAACAAGCCATAGTCGAAAGAGCAAAAATGTCCTTCGATCGGTATTGATTGCTCTAGGAGCTCTAATATTAGTGGTGTGCGGTGTCGGAATTTCAATGTGTATTTTGTGTGGAAGGAAACCAGcaaaggaagaaagccaaactgAAAATGAAACGCAAAGGGGAGTACTATTTTCAATTTGGAGTCATGATGGGAAAATGATGTTTGAAAATATCATTGAAGCTACTGAGAATTTTGATGATAAACATCTCATTGGAGTTGGGAGTCAAGGAAATGTTTACAAGGCAGAGTTGTCTTCAGATTTGGTTGTTGCTGTTAAGAAGCTTCATTCAGTAACAGATGAAACAAAATCGTATTTCAGTTCAAAGTCTTTTACGAGTGAGATTGAAACCTTGACAGGAATCAAACACAGGAACATCATAAAGCTTCACGGATTTTGCTCACATTCTAAGTTCTCATTCTTGGTTTACAAGTTCATGGAAGGCGGAAGCTTAGATCAAATACTAAACAATGACACACAAGCCACTGCGTTTGATTGGGAAAAGAGGGTGAATGTTGTTAAAGGTGTGGCCAATGCTTTGTCCTACTTGCATCATGATTGCTTGCCTCCGATTATTCATCGCGATATATCAAGCAAAAATGTTCTCCTTAATCTTGACTATGAAGCTCATGTCTCCGACTTCGGGACGGCTAAGTTTCTAAAACCTGGTTTACCTAGTTATACCCATTTTGCAGGCACTTTTGGGTATGCAGCTCCAG AATTGGCACAAACAATGGAAGTGAATGAGAAATGTGATGTATATAGCTTTGGAGTACTTGCATTGGAAATCATAATGGGAAAACATCCAGGAGATCTCATTTCATTATTTTTGTCACCATCTACAAGATCAATGGCTGATAATATGTTGTTGAAAGATGTTTTAGATCAACGACCTCAACAAGTTATGAAACCGATTGATGAAGAGGTGATCTTGATTGCAAGGTTGGCATTGGCTTGCTTGAGTCAAAAACCACGTTCTAGACCAACCATGGAACAAGTATCTAAGATGCTTGCAATAGGAAAAACACCTTTGGGGAACCAACTTCACATGATCAGACTAGGACAACTTCAATAA